One window of Leptotrichia sp. oral taxon 498 genomic DNA carries:
- a CDS encoding CDP-glycerol glycerophosphotransferase family protein, whose product MNKMKYLVNMLIAYILYPFKKNSFKKKKIWIVGGNAGELYVDNGRAMYEYLRAKEGIEEYWVINKNSKSAQKIPGKKLIKGSIKSYLYFMNSEVVLFSHSISADIVPYLFVVPLLKRFHKKVFKVFLNHGTVGFKVNHPMNKKTQKIAQDIVKSYDLNICDSNFEKNIKTKVWWQIPENTAVITGYPRYDKLYNVKSSQKEILFMPTWRNWIKSENLKIEDTDYFKNITNLITDPKLNEFLKKNNIKFNIYIHQLMQDYLKNFDNIELSENVKILPADAEITQELEKSEILITDYSSVAYDFYYLNKPIIFFQFDKDEYDKKVGSYVKNKDLFGIQVKSVEKCVENIIKISENNFNYDKNLIEKFEKLQPKFLKYTDKKNCDRVYTEIIKHLKNK is encoded by the coding sequence ATGAATAAAATGAAATATTTAGTAAATATGTTAATTGCCTATATTTTATATCCTTTTAAAAAAAATTCATTTAAAAAGAAAAAAATCTGGATTGTGGGTGGAAATGCTGGTGAACTTTATGTTGACAACGGTCGTGCAATGTACGAATATTTAAGAGCAAAAGAAGGAATCGAAGAATACTGGGTAATTAACAAAAATTCAAAATCAGCGCAAAAAATTCCAGGAAAAAAATTAATTAAAGGTAGCATAAAAAGTTATTTATATTTTATGAATTCTGAAGTTGTGCTATTTTCTCACTCAATTTCCGCTGATATAGTCCCTTACCTTTTCGTTGTCCCGCTTTTAAAAAGATTTCACAAAAAAGTTTTTAAAGTTTTCCTAAATCACGGAACAGTCGGATTTAAAGTCAATCATCCGATGAATAAAAAGACGCAAAAAATTGCTCAAGACATTGTAAAATCTTATGACTTAAACATTTGCGACTCCAATTTTGAAAAGAATATAAAGACTAAAGTATGGTGGCAGATTCCAGAAAATACTGCAGTTATAACAGGTTATCCCAGATATGATAAACTTTACAATGTGAAAAGTTCTCAAAAAGAAATACTTTTTATGCCAACTTGGAGAAATTGGATAAAATCAGAAAATTTAAAAATTGAAGATACAGATTATTTTAAAAATATTACAAATTTGATTACAGATCCAAAATTAAATGAATTTCTTAAAAAAAATAATATAAAATTCAATATTTACATTCATCAGCTTATGCAAGATTATTTAAAAAATTTCGACAATATAGAACTTTCTGAAAATGTAAAAATTTTACCAGCTGATGCTGAAATTACGCAAGAACTTGAAAAATCTGAAATTTTAATTACTGATTATTCTAGCGTTGCATATGACTTTTATTACTTAAATAAACCAATAATATTTTTTCAGTTTGACAAAGATGAATATGACAAAAAAGTTGGCTCATATGTAAAAAATAAAGATTTATTTGGAATACAGGTAAAAAGTGTGGAAAAATGTGTCGAAAATATCATAAAAATTTCAGAAAATAATTTTAACTACGATAAGAATTTAATAGAAAAATTTGAAAAATTACAGCCAAAATTTTTGAAATACACAGATAAAAAAAATTGCGATAGAGTTTACACTGAAATCATAAAACATTTAAAAAATAAATAA
- the rpsT gene encoding 30S ribosomal protein S20, with protein sequence MANSKASKKRVFIGERNALRNQAIKSRTRTFVKKVIKAVEAKNVDEAKTALQVAYKELDKAVTKGVIKKNTASRKKSRLALKINKLAN encoded by the coding sequence ATGGCAAATTCTAAAGCATCTAAAAAAAGAGTATTCATAGGTGAAAGAAATGCACTTAGAAACCAAGCAATTAAAAGTAGAACTAGAACTTTTGTAAAAAAAGTTATAAAAGCTGTGGAAGCTAAAAATGTCGACGAAGCTAAAACAGCATTACAAGTAGCTTACAAAGAACTAGATAAAGCTGTAACTAAAGGTGTAATCAAAAAAAATACTGCTTCAAGAAAAAAATCAAGACTTGCATTAAAAATCAATAAATTAGCTAACTAA
- a CDS encoding DUF1694 domain-containing protein: MKYNDTDFMRDVEKVADRAHSAKIECSLYLGEYKERVIKALTFDEVNEKGIYYEIEEAMEDKNAYKLLISHQADFVNIKKYIEIAKKKGMSYKMIDSLEYSGDIALVVAAKDAIEHGENDNILVQPKLEVIKQKNLPEIYYKSMEKCICEFHLDIVRKELPNYIKNYKEIGFLDKLFGSKCPICQKLGGKKRG, from the coding sequence ATGAAATACAATGATACAGATTTTATGAGAGATGTAGAAAAAGTTGCAGATAGAGCGCATAGCGCAAAAATTGAATGCAGTTTATATTTGGGAGAATACAAAGAAAGAGTGATAAAGGCTTTGACATTTGATGAAGTTAATGAAAAAGGCATTTATTATGAAATTGAAGAAGCTATGGAAGACAAAAACGCCTACAAGCTATTAATTTCTCACCAAGCTGATTTTGTCAATATAAAAAAATATATTGAAATCGCCAAGAAAAAAGGAATGTCATACAAAATGATTGATAGTTTAGAATACTCAGGAGATATCGCTCTTGTCGTCGCTGCTAAAGATGCAATTGAACACGGTGAAAATGACAATATTTTAGTACAACCTAAATTGGAAGTTATAAAGCAGAAAAATTTACCGGAAATTTATTATAAATCAATGGAAAAATGTATTTGTGAATTTCATTTAGATATAGTTCGAAAAGAATTGCCAAATTATATAAAAAACTATAAAGAAATAGGATTCTTGGACAAATTATTTGGTTCAAAATGTCCAATATGTCAAAAATTAGGAGGAAAAAAGCGTGGTTGA
- the murA gene encoding UDP-N-acetylglucosamine 1-carboxyvinyltransferase, whose product MVDGFKIKGKNSLNGTIKVSGAKNAALPILIGTLVAEGEYILRNVPNLRDIRVTMKLLEDLGMKTEKLDETTYKIVNEGFKRNEASYEIVKQMRASFLVMGPMIANLDETVVSLPGGCAIGSRPVDLHLKGFELLGAEITRIHGYVHAKSDNLKGSEIPLGFPSVGATQNIMMAAVKIPGKTIISNAAREPEIVDLGNFLIKMGAKIKGLGTTRIEIEGVKDLHAVEYSIMPDRIEAGTYVIASLITEGDLKIQDARLDDLGEFKSDLEKMGVKFKEEGNILTVKGNLKELKPCNVKTLPHPGFPTDMQPQMMLLQTLVNGTSTMEETVFENRFMHVPEFNRMGADIMIKRGIAVINGGVSLTGAAVMSSDLRAGAALVLAGLAAEGETIVNRVYHIDRGYDRLEAKLNAVGADIQRIKLDI is encoded by the coding sequence GTGGTTGATGGATTTAAAATAAAAGGAAAAAATAGTTTGAACGGAACTATAAAAGTAAGCGGAGCAAAAAATGCAGCTCTTCCAATCCTTATCGGAACACTTGTTGCAGAAGGGGAATATATTTTAAGAAATGTACCAAATTTAAGAGATATTAGAGTTACAATGAAACTTTTAGAAGATTTGGGAATGAAAACCGAAAAATTAGACGAAACTACTTATAAAATTGTAAATGAAGGATTTAAAAGAAATGAAGCTAGTTACGAAATTGTAAAACAAATGAGAGCTTCATTTTTGGTAATGGGACCTATGATTGCCAATCTTGACGAAACAGTTGTTTCACTTCCAGGAGGATGTGCAATTGGTTCAAGACCTGTTGACCTGCATTTAAAAGGATTTGAGCTTTTGGGTGCGGAAATTACTAGAATTCATGGATATGTTCATGCAAAATCAGATAATTTAAAAGGGTCAGAAATTCCATTAGGATTTCCAAGCGTTGGCGCAACTCAAAATATCATGATGGCTGCAGTAAAAATTCCAGGAAAAACTATCATTTCAAATGCTGCAAGAGAGCCTGAAATAGTAGATTTAGGAAACTTTTTAATAAAAATGGGAGCAAAAATTAAGGGACTTGGAACTACTAGAATTGAAATTGAAGGAGTAAAAGATTTACATGCCGTTGAATATTCAATTATGCCAGATAGAATTGAAGCTGGAACTTATGTAATTGCTTCTTTAATCACCGAAGGAGATTTAAAAATTCAAGATGCCAGACTTGACGACTTGGGTGAATTCAAATCTGACCTCGAAAAAATGGGTGTAAAATTTAAAGAAGAAGGAAATATTTTAACTGTAAAAGGAAATTTAAAAGAATTAAAACCTTGTAATGTTAAAACTCTTCCACATCCAGGATTTCCAACTGATATGCAGCCACAGATGATGTTACTTCAAACATTGGTAAACGGAACTAGCACAATGGAAGAAACTGTATTTGAAAACAGATTTATGCATGTGCCAGAATTTAACAGAATGGGTGCTGACATTATGATAAAAAGAGGAATTGCCGTTATAAATGGAGGAGTTTCACTAACTGGTGCCGCTGTCATGTCTTCAGATTTAAGAGCTGGAGCTGCACTTGTACTTGCTGGACTTGCTGCCGAAGGGGAAACTATCGTAAACAGAGTTTATCACATTGATCGTGGATATGACAGACTAGAAGCTAAATTAAACGCTGTCGGTGCTGATATTCAAAGAATTAAACTTGATATCTAA
- a CDS encoding class I SAM-dependent methyltransferase: MIRTDKEKFLEKIKENIDIENLKGDGKIFSYVNRDYLAGDNKKYMNMYDKLSFWYDFGEKWIGLFRYGNTISEMRKNLMKHLEWRNGISVLYVSIGTGKDLNFIPQNVDLKSLDFTGIDISYGMLKKCHSIWKKRTNLTLVNCCAEDLPFKDNVFDIVFHVGGINFFTDKALAIKEMIRVSKPGSKIMIADETTDFIKNQYKKSIFTKNYYKNTDFDLSEIQKCIPESVKEKKTDFLWNNRFYCITFRK; encoded by the coding sequence ATGATAAGAACTGATAAGGAAAAATTTCTAGAAAAAATTAAAGAAAATATTGATATTGAAAACTTAAAAGGAGATGGGAAAATATTTTCATATGTAAACAGAGATTATCTCGCAGGAGATAATAAAAAATATATGAATATGTATGATAAGTTATCATTTTGGTATGATTTTGGTGAAAAATGGATAGGATTGTTCAGATACGGGAATACGATTTCTGAAATGAGAAAAAATCTTATGAAACATCTGGAGTGGAGAAATGGCATTTCTGTTTTATATGTTTCTATCGGTACTGGAAAGGATTTAAATTTTATTCCACAGAATGTTGATTTAAAATCTTTAGATTTTACAGGTATAGACATTTCCTATGGAATGTTAAAAAAATGTCATTCCATCTGGAAAAAAAGAACAAATCTTACATTAGTAAATTGCTGTGCTGAAGATTTACCTTTTAAAGACAATGTTTTTGATATTGTTTTTCATGTGGGAGGAATTAATTTTTTTACTGATAAGGCTCTAGCTATAAAAGAAATGATTCGTGTATCAAAACCTGGTTCAAAGATAATGATAGCGGATGAAACTACAGATTTTATTAAAAATCAATATAAGAAAAGTATTTTTACAAAAAATTACTATAAAAACACAGATTTTGATTTAAGTGAAATCCAGAAATGTATACCTGAAAGTGTAAAAGAAAAGAAGACAGATTTTTTATGGAACAACAGATTTTATTGTATTACATTCAGAAAATAG